tgttctctctgctaccacatggcaagcggtaccggagagccaagtatAGGACAAaatggctccttaacagcttctacccccaagccataactgctgaacagttattcaaatggaccccccccccccccccccaaccccactGCTGCtattcgctgtttattatctatgcatagtcactttacaaatgaccttgactaatctgtacccccgcacattgactcagtgccggtaccccctgtatatagccttgttattgttatgtaattttcttgtgttacttcttgatagatttttttttaacttactttagtttatttagtaaatatattCTTAACTATTTCTTGAATTGCATTGCTGATTTAAAGGCGTGTTAgtaggcatttcacggtaaggttgtaccTGTTGCACTCTGAGCATGAGACAAATAAAATTTTacttgacacacaaacacacacctctcctcctttcccctcagactctcctccctccctctattccctcCCTGATGGACAGATAGTGTAGTCGTCGTGCTGTCATTCAGTCTGTGACCTGTTGTAACAATGTGTTACCTGGTTCTATTCATTCTGGTCTGCTCTGGAACTCTCCTGTCTATTACGCTCATAGACTACTACCAACACCAAAGGTACGTTTGTAAtactgtgtatgtgcgtgtgtgtaatggGGACATTTAAGAGTGATTTAGTTTCGAGTGATCAACACAATGTTCAGCGTTTTTTGACTTTCTGTAATACACATCATTTCCCGTGTTCTGTTTGTGACTCTCAGTGTGCGTGATCATGGTCACTAGGCTTGAAGCTGACTGTTATGGATTATTGCCTTATCTGTTGATAATGATTAATGCCAGACTGGAGACACAATAACTGAAGACACACTGATTATTCACTGTTGTACCGTATTGATGGCGTTCTGTGAACACTGTGTGATTCTGTAGCAGCTGACAAAGTccactacctttttatttgggttTCATACAAGCCTCTCGGGCTGGTGTTTACATAACATTCTTGCGATTTCGGCACAGAGCCATGGGGCCGAGAAGGTTCCAGCTAGTGTATCCCGCTGTCCTTTGACTGTTGATAGATATGGATGTCGGGCTCAGGGCCCAAGCTACCAATGGACTgtcatgattatttatttaccaGTTCATTGCGATTTGCTCTTTAGTGCCATCAATCCAAGCACTGGGTGGCAGGTCTGCTGATGGCAGAGCAGTAGGTAAATTAACAGCTTGTATTGAAACCATAAAATGGACACAAATTAACCACACTTTTATGGACATTTTAATCATAATCCTTGAATtatataatatacactgagtgtacaaaacattagcaacaccggctctttccatgacatagcttacacctggattcacctggtcagtctatgatcccttattgatgtcacctgtgaaatctaactaaatattaggaagctgttcttaatgtttgtacactcaggatgaaaatatatatatttttacatatttacatttttttctttttttgaccaatcacaaGTGGGGCACCGCCCCTAACACCCTAATGGACGGGCCACCATTGCTCTGATATATGCGCAAGCTAGGAGCACTGATTTGTGACCGACCGGATCGATTCGGtgttatgtagcaacatttgaaattgtattttttacattggataaaggtagactagaaaattgtatatctagaataatggtatatcatacactacagttgaggagcaatgggaaagtcattctgATTTGAAAGTTgcgaaaatggcctttgaatgttttggtacacctactggagaactcttctttgtctacacccattctgcatcgttcacacactcttaagctttagccccacatCTCTTAAAGGGTTgatcctaacaacagcagtcaagcacccaagctaactggctaacattggctagcttgcttgctacttccagacacaaatgagagaacagctcagcTCTGTGTTGTTGAGAGttggtaaattcatcagttattctgtgctctggcacactcagacgagagttctctgaaattggagtagataacCAGAGCAAATTTACCAGCCATGTCTAtcaacattctattgaaatgatTAATTGCATGGAGTCTTTTCTTAAGAcatgtagcttgctagctaaacaatgaaccataatcccaactcatgacgttactaccctgcagatagctaaccaaccaggttcaatgttagctagctaacattaggctataactatcaAAGCAActggctctgagatatgaataatattactacacagatcatacacataacgttagctagcgagccagtaagccagctaacgttagctagctagctaacagtatacTTTAACAACTttcagacaaaattagaaaggtgtaatatctgaaatggagctagctaactatcttacatggatggacgcttctccatctctgtcacagatgccatggttgcccttagtttgaagatgtaatccggagacaggtgttttctcgatctccttagctatcatactctaattccactgatttcaaaactcagtcctccagaaagtggagcaacacttatgcagttctaccacatgatatatatatatttttaaatgccaCGTcggacaggattacctacacatactgaccagctcaaatagacagaagagtgcaacatggcagaccaatctgaactcatctctcggcatgtccagcccactcattatctcaaccaatcatggctagtgggaaggctgttttttcttcttctgtggcttaaccaactaggttcgtaatttaacaattgtattcatatttacagatggcatacaagtttgctattaaggcacatgcaagttcacatgttccagaatgcatttctgccaaaaaacacatttacgttgaaatggctctcctgtgaagtagtgacatgcgacatacgcctagtttcctgaatcaaGTCACATTTGGCAGTCTCGGCCATGTACATAGGCTTACGTTATATGGCCTCCAGATTGCAGGCCTGCCAAAGACTAAAGCAAAGCAATTGGCTAGATActtctctgtttcagctgttatgggcaCCCTAGCTGTTTGGAGAAGGTGCTTTATGTATCCTTAAGTGTCCATGCATACAACGACCTTCAAAATGTTTAAAACATTCTGGAATGTAATGTGATTTGTGGATTCAAATCAATTATTTAAAGTTTGTGTATTGTGTATGTCTCTGTTGATCACAAATCTGTTAGCAAAATGAACAAACAAATTGTTTAgaattcttcaaagtaaccattAACAATGATAAAGTATAAAAAAATTACAAGATTCAGAACTTTTTACCCAGATTTATACAACTTCCTGAACTAAGATGGCTTCCAAGTCAGGTGATCTGTAAGGTGACCCGTTATCTGACTCATATCTGAAACATTATTTGGTTTAGCAGCCATCAGAGGACTTTCTTCCAGTATGCGTTCTTGACAAAAAAACATActcatcagtggaggctggtgggaggagctataggaggatgggctcattgtaatggctggaatggaaaatatggatcatatcaaacatatggaaactacATGTTTGACTgggttccattcattccattccagccattacaaatGAGCCCTCTGTGCTGGGACGGTTTTCAGTGCTAAAATGGTTGAATGTTCATTGGAGTCTTGATAAATGTGTGTGTTGCAGAGATGATTTCCTGGACTCTGTCCAGAAGAGTTTGCAGTGcaggagactgagagagaaactGGTGACGATGACTACTATGAAACAGTAGGTAGAGTTTagaattttattaggatcccaccATGATGTCAGCTCACACCATGATGTCAGCTAatcgagcgagagagagaggtgtcgttTCTCCCTCGCCTGACTTGCTCTTACTATGCTTCATGCTAGTGCATGTAGTTCTGATCAGATCAACTAGACAATCCATCCTGATCCAACAAGTTCTCCATCTATgagtcctgtgtctgtgtgtaacaaGATCTCATAGTTTGACACGGTCTGATTTCAGTATTCTATATTTGTCCACGTTTGTCCAAAGGTTGTGTTTTAACAGTTAACCAATctgaatgaatgcctaaacttaagttCAGGGCTAAGTTTTGGGTTAGGgaataaaacaattttttttaaatgagcatCCGTCATCCGCATTGCTGCAAGACTACTTGATGGTAATTGAGCTCAACATTGCAGCTAGTGATCGGTATTGAAGGCATCTCCTGACATCGTGGCGATGTGGACGAACATCAAACATTGCATTGGATCTGGAGTGacctggctggtgtgtgtgtgtgtgtgtgtgtgtgtgtctgtgtgtgtgtgtgtgtgtgtgtgtgtgtgtgtgtgtgtgtgtgtgtgtgtcagagtagaCATTGGATTGTTCTCTCAGGAGGTGAGAGATCTGATGGACTGTCCTTGGAGACTCAACCTCACACACAGAGAACtacacaggtgagacacacatacacacacacacaccttgctcaGCCTTACGTTTATCTCAAACAAAcataatgccccccccccccccacccccccaccccaggACAGAGTTGTGGTCCTGCTGTAACGCGTATGATAGGCTGATGGTGACCAGACAGAACACCAATCAGAACCAGAGTCTGACCTacgaggtagagaggaagaggaagagaaaggtgGACCAAGCACTATGGGAGATGCtgcctcaggtgtgtgtgtgcgcaagtcTTACATTTCTCAGAAAAATTAATCACACGAGCGTGGTTTaccagcatggtgtgtgtgtgtgtgtatagaccgTACCCTGGAGTAAAGGTTCGTTGAGTCGTTGTGCCGTGGTGGGAAGTGGAGGAATCCTGCAGAACAGCAGATGTGGAGCGGAAATCGACAATTCTGACTATGTCATCAGGTATCAGCAACAACATTATCTATCAATCAATCCATTATTGGTAGTAATCTATAGCAATGTAGTTCTGTTGTGTAGTGTTCAACTTTGATGTGATGTGTGACTGTTGTTGTTTATAATCTTGTGTGAACGTTGTGTGAATACTGTTGTTTATAATGTTGTTTGAAAGTTATTTCTTCCTATCGAGACCACTACCTCTTTCTGAGTCCATCAGCAATTTGTACATGGCGCTCTTTTCAGTTATTATTTGTaatgactctctgaggtcattaaagatcccgtGGCACtaatcgtaagagtaggggtgttaaccccggtgtcctggttaaaattcccaatctggccctcaaaccattcacggtcacctaataatccccagtttacaattggctcattcatccccctcctttcccctgtaactattccccaggtcgttgctgtaaatgagaacgtgttctcagtcaacttacctggtaaaataacggtaaaataaaaaaatagtgtGAATGTTGTTAGGTTGTGTATGGTTGAATAATGTAATGTGAATGTTGTGTGAATGTTGATGTCATGTTGTGTGAATGTTGTCGTTTACATTGCTGTTTCTGATCGTAGTTGTTTGTACTGTTGTGtgattgttattgttgttattgttgttgttgctgacaGGTTTAACCTGGCTCCTATCAACAAGAGTTATGACGTGGGAGTGAAGACAGACCTCATAACAGCCAATCCGACCCAGATCAATAAAGGGTATATACTCTATCAATACACATGATCAGATACAgacaaagagctctattttcatgtcatctgaccgaAGCACTGGTTCCAATCACAGTGCTGATGCAGTTACCAGTCAGTGCTGCAGTATGGTCAGATGAAAAGTAGCTCATacctacagtaaaatacagtggtggatctttgatgttatggggctattttgcttccactggtcctggtgCTCTTGTTAGGGTCAACGGCATCAATAACTCTACCAAGAatcaggacattttagccaaagacctggttgcctctgccaggaggctgtcAGCCTAGGCAAAAAGTGAATCTTCCAGCaaaacaataaccccaagcactaatcaaaatccacaaagaaatgatTAAAGCGGCAATATGTAATATTTTGTCTTTTGTTTCTGTTTAAAATCTCTAGTTGTCATCCAATGTGATTCAACAGTAACAATATTGCGCCTCCCTGTCGGTTTGGATTTTCATGCCAGATTTACTGCTGCGCATAATGAATGACACGTTTTTGGAGGCGGTGCCAGCTCAGAGAGATTCAAATGGATATGAATGGGATGTCGATGACAATATAGCAAGGACGGGTAGCACACAACCTGTCCCAGGCAGCTCGGACCCCATCTAACCCAAAGAAACAGGGAACATTGGAGAGCCAACAGGCAAAAAGGGTAAACGATAGAGTCTGGGCCAAGACGAGTGTTGAAAGTAAACCTTGTATTGCGTTGACAAATTGGAGagagcttgctagctagctaagggaCTCAAAACCGATCTGTTGAAAAGGTAGGACATAGCGAGTTACAGTAGTTAAGGTAACTAGCTATCTTGCTAGCTAGATAAAGTGATGTGTCGCATTTGTTTTTTAGTTGTAAATATATATGCAAGTGTTACATACTATGGATTATTTGTTTAGATTTTTGTTTTCAAGCCAGGCATTGGTTTGTTTCACACGTTTACTTTTTCCAAATgtagttgtgttacagcttgaatttaaaatggattaaatttaaatttgtttgtcactggcctatacaacatctccataatgtcaaagcagaATGATGTAtttcaacatttttacaaattgataaaaaatgaaaagctgaaatgtcaataGGTATTCAACCTCTTctttatggcaagtctaaataagttcaggagtaaaaatgtccttaagtcacataataagttgcatggactcactctatgtGCATTAGAGAACCCATTGGTAAAAAAGTCGTTTTTTAAAAATTGTTAAactgacattgaatatctctttgagcatgatgaagtttttaattacactacaaagatacaggcgtccttcctaactcagttgccggacaGGAAGGacacagctcagggatttcaccatgaggccaatggtgactttaaaaacgttacagtttaatggctgtgataggagaaaactgtggatggattaacaacattgtagttactccacaatactaacctaattgacagagtgaaaagaaggaagcttgtatagaataaaaatattccaaaacatgcatcctgtttgcaacaaggcacaaaagtaatactgcaaaaaatgtggcaaaacaATTTGATTTTTGTCCTacatacaaagtgttatgtttggggaaaatccaacacaagacattactgagtaccactctccattttttgaaacatagtggtggctgcatcatgttatgggtatgcttgtaatcgttaaggactatgtagttttttaggataaaaaagaaacggaatggagttaagcacaggcaaaatcatagaggaaaacttgaattggatcctttgttcgtatcCACCCAAAgcaattgaacttatcccagaggctgctccaagacgccgccggcggagaagaggtattaAGGAGTGGAcatctagtccgactcaggagacgtgcacaccatccaccacttccgagtatattactcgttGATGTTCtgtccctggacaataaagtagacaagctcatTGGTGAGGATCTCCTTATAGAGAGACATCAGttactgtaacatactctgtttcacggaatcatggatctctccggatatactgtccccatcgatacagccagctgggttctcagtacatagCTCAGACTGGAATAAATAACTatccgggaagaagaaaggtgtaggtttatgtttcatgattaactactgatggtgtgattgtgataaggTACAGGAACTCAAGTTATTTTCTTCACCCGACTTAGAATACCTCaaaatcaaatgccgaccgtattacctcccaagaaaattatcttcggttatagtcagaGCCATGTATAATCCGCCTTAAGTCAaaaccacgacggccctcaaggaactacactggactttgtgcaaactggaaaccacatatcctgaggccgcatttactGTAGCTTTTGGAccttaacaaagcaaatttgaggaaaatgctacggaagttctatcaacacattgtcCTTGTGCTTCAAAAACTCTCGACCATTGTTACTCTCTCCTGGATGGCTacaatgcaccccccccccccccccccccccttctgcaAATCAGATCAAaactccattctgctcctcccttTCTATAGGCAGAAAATCAAACAGGAATTACCCGTGCTAAGGTcaattcaacactggtctgattaatcagaatccatgcttcaagattgttttgatcacgcagactgggatatATTCCGGGTTGCCTCcgagaataacattgatgtatacactgaCACGGTGACCatgttcatcaggaagtgtataggagatgttgtccccactgtgactattaacctctctagggtaggtgagacgctcacgtcccaccaggccaacatccggtgaaactgCAGAGAGCTAACATTTTAAATACACCATTCGTTGTTTTAAACAttcttgtaaatacatgtatcttacatcatttaaaagatgaacgtcttattaatccagccgctgtgtcagatttcaaaaagccgTTACCGTTACTGCTATTTTCTGAGGATGACGCCGCTCACACACAAGTATTActagcattttccaaccaagcattagtgtcatgaaagtcagaaataacaataaaataaatcgcttaccattgaagatcttcctctggtggCAAAGCCAAGTGTCTTAACTACACAGTgagtgtttgttttgtttgataaaatctatttttatagcctaacacgaagcATTTGTAAACCACTTGCGTCATGATTTCCGTCTCATTCAACTTTGGAAGATGCGTTCGTGGTAAttaaacacactaaacaaacgtttattcagtcatggttggtttcattgcaattgttactaacacaaccatacttgaTGGTTCTTTTCCCGGGACACATATACCGATTTGAAGACACCAATCAATGACATCATTGCGCACCAATGGTAGGACCGGTctatcgttgattgactgtattttagcccaatgaccactgatcgtcttgaaatcttgCTGGGAAGATAGCCAATCAGCTGAGCTGTAATGGTTATACGTTTGAAGACCAGCCTTTGTCGTAAACTCTGGCGTAAAAGAGGTTCATTCACCATTGCAAATCCTACTTGACGGAGCTACGGGTGTTACGCATAGCAGTACGTATTCAATAGCATTTTCAAcaagtttatatatttaaaatatggcgaataaatcaggaaaagctaaAACAAAGTCTAGGTATACAGATTTAACCCAAATTATAGAGGAAATAGATAGATACGTCGTCAGGCGTGTGAAGGACGGTGCCAGGGCATGGACCACAAAAAATGTAATTCCAGCTGCTGTGAAGGACTACAAGAGCATGGGGGGTGTGGACCTGTCATATGCGCTGATAGGATACTACAATGTTCTCCACAAGAccatgaaatggtacaagacatttttctatcatttcattgacattgctgtggtgaatgccttcatcctccagaaggaaatggctaaaagctgtggacagccccccatctcaccgctagccttcagggagctgctcatccaggagcttgctagctacagcaagtccactgtagcaccttctgtcccctctacctctgtcccttctgctccaaccagtggtgttcatctgcccagaTTCATCTCTGCAGGCATGAATGTGCCTCAGGGCAAAAAGGGCCCAGTAGGGAGACGTCGTTGTGCCCTTTGTCACAGGAAATTCCCCATCACCAGCACCACCTGTTCAGTAAGCctttgctttacagcagaaagagctatgggccatggcaccagcagcacaatattgtctagaggactgagggtcttcacaaTATTGTAAATAGAAAATATGTAAATAATTACCCTTGTTAattgtttgtattattattattattataattttttttatgtgtatatatatatatatatatatatatatatatatatatatacacatgtgttagaatagcatttatgtattttgtatatagttctttccttcaaaatgtatcactgtaccaattcggccaaatttgggtacatttgtgtgggacacctgggtgacttcatgctcaatgtcatgtagctcactcATTTTTGAAGTTATCTGTACAAAACTTTGCTCAGCTATTGTTGCCATCTTATGTTCTTCATTCAAACCatctccagcatcctatctgtatgtttgtctgttcttggtcatttgaaagatgatgcagcaacaataaaaaacagaaaacgtgtatttccttgtattttcttctaccagatctattgtgttatatactcctacattcaattcacatttccacaacatttggagtgtttcctttcaaatgataccaagaatatgcatgtccttgcctctgggcctgagctataggcagttagattagggtatgtctttaggcggaaattgagaagaaGGGGGGGTACCCCAAAGAggttaaaacctacccaaaccaaaaaACGGATAGTTGGCAGCATTcgggcaaaactgaaagcgcaaaccaccgcaCTTAACCAAGGGGACTGAGAATacggttgaatacaaacagtgcagttattccctccgtaaggaaatcaaacaggcaaacgtcagcacagagacaaagtggagtcgcaattcaacggcccAGACACGAGACgcatgtggcagggactccagaaaataatggattacaaagggaaaaccagccagactgcatccctagccgcatcctcagagcatgcgcagaccagctggctggagtgtttctggacatattcaatctctccctatccccgtctgctgttcccacttgcttcaagatgtccaccattgttcctgtaccccaAAAAGCAAAGGTGACTGAcgtaaatgactatcgccccatagccctgacttc
This genomic interval from Oncorhynchus clarkii lewisi isolate Uvic-CL-2024 chromosome 18, UVic_Ocla_1.0, whole genome shotgun sequence contains the following:
- the LOC139372643 gene encoding alpha-2,8-sialyltransferase 8F-like isoform X1; the encoded protein is MCYLVLFILVCSGTLLSITLIDYYQHQRDDFLDSVQKSLQCRRLREKLVTMTTMKQVDIGLFSQEVRDLMDCPWRLNLTHRELHRTELWSCCNAYDRLMVTRQNTNQNQSLTYEVERKRKRKVDQALWEMLPQTVPWSKGSLSRCAVVGSGGILQNSRCGAEIDNSDYVIRFNLAPINKSYDVGVKTDLITANPTQINKGYPGLQLNPGPLAEALSVYGHAHLLLPAFSFAFGTSPCFKVYQALRKARPQQKVVFFHPDYLFELGRFWRRRGQRAPRLSTGLMLASTALEICEQVHLYGFWPFPLDLSKNTLPHHYYDSVGPSHFMHAMPEEFLLLLQLHSQGALQLHVGPCTP
- the LOC139372643 gene encoding alpha-2,8-sialyltransferase 8F-like isoform X3, whose translation is MCYLVLFILVCSGTLLSITLIDYYQHQRVDIGLFSQEVRDLMDCPWRLNLTHRELHRTELWSCCNAYDRLMVTRQNTNQNQSLTYEVERKRKRKVDQALWEMLPQTVPWSKGSLSRCAVVGSGGILQNSRCGAEIDNSDYVIRFNLAPINKSYDVGVKTDLITANPTQINKGYPGLQLNPGPLAEALSVYGHAHLLLPAFSFAFGTSPCFKVYQALRKARPQQKVVFFHPDYLFELGRFWRRRGQRAPRLSTGLMLASTALEICEQVHLYGFWPFPLDLSKNTLPHHYYDSVGPSHFMHAMPEEFLLLLQLHSQGALQLHVGPCTP